The genomic DNA GTCCTTGGTCATCATATGTATATTTATACTCTTTTCCTCCAACTTCTACTTTTTCTAATCTTCTTCCTATATAGTTTAATTCTATGTTTTCTTCTTTATTATCTTTGGTTCTTATTATCTTTTTTGGATACAAACTTGTTCCATATTCTAATTTTATACTTTCTTCATTATTTCTTATTTCTTTTAAAAGGTTATCTTCGTATAAATATTGATAAAATTTATCTCCTCTTCTTTTTGTTAAGATATTTCCAAAATTGTCATATGAATAACTTTCATCTTTTAAACTATCACTTATTAATCTTCCATAATAGTCATAGCTGAATTTTCTTTCACCTAGTTTTATTATTCGATTACTATTATCGTATTCTATTTCATTACTTTGTTTTTCTTCGTTATTTTCTATCTCTTCTTTTATTATCTTATTGGTGTTTTCTTTATAATAATATTTCTTTTTTAATATTACTTTTTTATTATTATCTATTATTTCTTCTACTACTGGTCTTGAGACGATATCATTATAACTTGTTATATTATATTTTTTGGATTCTACATCTTTTGTTAAATCTATTTGTTCATCTATTATTTCTATATCGCTTAGAAGTCCATTAAATGTTTCTTCTTCATCTTTTCCAACATATAGTAGCTTTGTTGTTCTATTTGTTGGTGTCAATGATAAAAAGGCTTTATTTACTACATTTTCTCCTATCTTTATAAAGGCTCTTACATCTAATTCTTCTTCTAATGAAGAACCATGGCTAGTTATTGCTTCTACATATGTTACATATATCGTTGTTATTTCTTCGGCTTTTATTGTTGCAGTTGATATCAACTTATTCTCTTTATTTTTTTCGGCATACAAATATATTTGATTCTTCTTTTTAGCCAATGTCAAATATTTTTCTGTTTTACTTTTCTTTATTGAAAATATTACTTCTTCTTGTTCTTCTTCTACTGAAAATGGATAGATATTTAATTTTATTGTTTTACTTTTACTGTTATTTATTCTATATGCCAATGTATTTTTACTTCTGGCATCATACATCTTTTTATTTTCGTTATATTTAAATATTCTATTTTGTGACAGCTTAAAATTTGTTTCTTTTTCTTCAAATATATACGGATCTTCTATTTTTGTTATATTTGAAGCATTTATTATGTTTTGAACCAAGCTTCCATTTAAAGGAATATAGTATTTCGCACTACTATTTTTCTTTATATCGTATATTTCTTTTGAATATATTGTACTTATTCCTATTCCATCTTTATTTATTATTTTATCTTCTATCAAATAGCTTAAATGTCTTGCTATATCTTCTAAATCATTTTTGGTTGCTTCTTCTTGTTTTAATGCTAAAAGACTATATGTTCCTGTTATTACCAAATTTTTTA from Firmicutes bacterium CAG:345 includes the following:
- a CDS encoding unknown (no significant homology to UniProt), with amino-acid sequence MDSTSFVKSICSSIISISLRSPLNVSSSSFPTYSSFVVLFVGVNDKKALFTTFSPIFIKALTSNSSSNEEPWLVIASTYVTYIVVISSAFIVAVDINLFSLFFSAYKYI